GCTGTAAAAGGCGAGGTCACCGGCATAGATGCCGGGCGCACCCTGCGAATAGATCCAGGCAGCGCGCCGGCGGTCGGCGAGCGGGCTCGTCGGGCTCATCAGGCCGCGCACGAAGCTCGCATTGTGCAGGCCGCCGTGGACGGCGACATGGTGCTGATAGGGATTGAGCCGGCCCTTGGAGCGGAACGGCGGCTCGATTGCCACGATGCCTCGAACGAGGTCAGGCCGTTCGGCGGCCAGCACCAGAGCCATCGCCGCGCCCATCGAGCCGCCGGCGATGATGGCAGGTTCACCGATCGCCTGTTCGATGAAGGCCGCGCAGAAGCCGAGATAGGCCTTCTTGGTCAGCCGATAGGGGCCGCCGGACCAGTCGCGCGGCGGCATGGAGCGGCCGTGAAACGGCAGGTCCGGCGCGATGAAGTGATGGCTGCCGGCAAGATCGACATCGGCGAGCTGGCCCTGGAACTGGCGCGCATCGGCGCCGGCCGTGTGCAGGCAGAGAACCGGAGCGCCTGACCCGGCGCTCTCCACGAAGACCTGGTAGCGTTTGCCATTGGCGCGGATCTCGCGATAGACGCCGGTGATCTGGCCGAGGTCCCGTGCCACCGGCTCGGCGGCGGCGGGCGGGCTCGCGACGAGGCATTCGATCAACCGCTCCAGCACCGGCCGTCCTTGAGCGACCACCAGAGGGTCGCCCGTGATGGTGAAGGCCGGATTGGCGAGCGCCAAGGCAGTGAAGGCGTGGAAGGTCGGCTCGGGCGGAACGGCAAGCACCTTGGCCCAGGCGGCCGGCGGGGCGGCGATCTCGATCGCAGCCTCCAAGTGGGCCGGCGCGAACCGCGCCATTCCGTTGGTGATCGTTATCGTGACGGCGGCGTCACCGACGCGAAACCTGACGACGGTGTCGAGGCCCTTGCCGAGCCGCGGCAATTCGCCGTCGGCGAACGTTGCGGCCAGCCTCGCCGTGAGCGCCGCGATGGTCATCCGGCGCCGCCTGCGTCCTTTGCCAGGAAGCGATAGATCGCGGTGTGGTCGGCGCCGCCTTCGAGCGCCGCCTTGGCCTCGTCCCAGATGTCGGCGACCGCGCCGATCTGCGGGATGTCGAGCTTCAGGTGGCCGGCGAGATCGGCGGCGATGCGCAGGTCCTTGGCCATCAGGGCGAGCGAGAAGCCCGAGGCATAACTCTCCGAGATGACGAACTGCTTCATCTTCACCTCGGTCGAATTGTTGCGGCCGGTCGAGGCATTCAACACGTCGATGATGGTGTCGGGTTCGAGACCGAAGGTGCGGCCGACCAGCAGCGCCTCCGAGGCCGCGATCAGGCCGGCGGCGGAGACGTAATTGTTCAGCGCCTTCATGGCATGGCCGGAGCCGAGCGGGCCGGTCGGGAACACCGACTTGCCCATGGCCTCGAGGATGGCGCGCCCGCGCTCGACTTGGCGCCCCGGGCCGCCGGCCATGATGGCGAGCGAGCCGTCGATGGCGCGCTTGACGCCGCCCGACACCGGCGCGTCGATCAGCGGCAGACCGAGCGGCTCCAGTTCGGCGCCGAGGCTGATCGTCTCGGTCGGCGCCGACGAGCTCATGTCGATGATCAGCGTGCCGCGTGGCAGCCGGCGGGCAAAGCCCGCCGCGCCGAGCAGGGCGTCGCGCACGATCTTGCCGTTCGGCAGCATGGTGATGATGGCTGCGGCGCCGTCGACCGCGGCGGCGGGATCGGCGAAGGCCTTGCCGCCTTTCGCCTCCAAGGCCGCACATGCGGCCGGCGTCGGGTCCAGGCCGTGAACGGTGAAACCGGCGCCGATCAGCCGGTTCGCCATGGGCAGGCCCATCTGGCCGAGGCCGACGACCACGACGATGGCCGGCGGTTCAATGACCGCAGTGCTCGCTTCCGACATGACGCTTCTCCCGCTGCGCCGTGCGACGGCCCGCGACGGCCTTCAGGGCCCGCGGCGCGACGGCATCTCGTCGATGTCAGTCTGTCGCAGACAAGCAGACAATCTGTCAATCGCCCATGCGCAGGGCAGGGGCCCAGCCCGAACCGCCTCTACCGCGCGGCGGCTGGCTCCGTCGGGCGCTTGTCGCCGCCCTCCGGGCCCTTGGCCAGCACGGCGAGCGCGATCTTGGCGGCCCGCTCGATATGGATCTGGCAGGCTTCGGCGGCGGCCGGCCCGTTGCGGGTGCGAATGGCCTCGTAGATGTCGCGGATCTCGGCGACGCTGTCGGCGAGCCGGCCGGCCTGGGTCATCGAGGTCACCCGCAACACGGTGATCCGGTTGTGCAGCAAGGTCAGCATCTGTTTGATGAACATGTTGCCGGCGCCGTCCATCAGCACCGCGTAGAAATGGGTCTTGGCGGCGATCAGTTCGCCCCGTTCCGTGCCGGCGGCGGCCGCCGCGAAACGCTCGACCGCCGCGCCGAGCGCCGCGATCTCGGCCTCGCTGCCCTGTTCGGCGAAATTGCGCCCGGCAAAACCCTCCAGCAGCCCGCGCACCTGGTAGAGCTGGCGCGCCTCGTCATAGGTGATCGAGCTGACCTCCGGCCCGCGATGCGGCACGGTATTGACCAGGCCCTCGGCCTCCAGCTGGCGCAGCGCTTCGCGGATCGAGGTCCGGCCGACGCCGATCTGCTCGCACAATTCGCGCTCGATCAGCCTTTGGCCCGGCTTGAAATGGCCGGAGGCAATGGCCGAACGGATGCGTTCCTCGACGAGCAGGCGGAGCGTCGCGGCATGGCGCGGAATCTGAAGGTTCATGTTTTCCATGGCGGAATTGTCGGTCCGAGCTGACAATCAGTCAATCGCCGGCGAGCCGCCGGAGGACGCTGCCATAGCGCCTCCCGATGAAGGCGTCATGTCCAGACTGGTGCGGCAACCATCACGTCCGGACTGGCGACGAAGTCGCCAGTCCGGGCCGAGGCGAGGCCTCGTGTCTGGATCGAGGCCCGGTGGCTCCGGCCTCAGGCCATGGCCTCGAGCCGGACATAGCTTGCCTCCATGCCGTGCTCCATGCCGGTCGCCAGCATGGCCGTGCGCGTCTCGGCATCCGGCAAGGTCATGCGCATGGTCATCAGGGTGCCTGACCCGTCCTTGTCGAAACGGGTTTCGACATGGTTGTCCGGGGTGGTGTCGGGCAGGTGCATGCGCTCGACATGGACGATCCGGCTGAACGGGGTGAGCGCGACATATTCGCCGGTCAGGCTGAAGCCGGCGCCTTTGCCGTCGCTCCATTCGTAGCGGATCTTGCCGCCCGGCTGCGGCTCGTTGATGCAGACCGGCATGGTCCAGCCGTCGGGGCCGAGAAGCCATTTCTGGATCAGTTTCGGCTCGGTATGGGCGCGATAGACCGCCTCGGGCGAGGCCGCGAAACGCCTGGTGACGACAACGTGCCGGTCGCCTTCGGTCTTGAGCACCAGCTTGGTCATAAGCCTTCCTTTCAAGGAGTTGGATTGCCCAGGTTTCGGGATGGTTCAGGTTTCGGGATGGTCAGTCTTGGGGATCCATGGCGGCGAGCACCTGGTCCAGCCGGTCGTAATTGGTGGCGAGCGCCTGCCGGAGCATCGCAAGCCATTGGTCGATTTCGGTGATGCCGGCCGCTGCCAACCGGCAGGGGCGCTTCGTACCGTCGATCCGCCGCTCGATCAGCCCCGCGCCTTCCAGCACTTTCAGGTGCCGGGAGATCGCCGGCTGCGTCATGTCGAAAGGCTGCGCCAGCTCCATGACGGTCGCCTCGCCCAAGGCCAGCCGGGCGAGGAGGGCCCGTCTGGTCGGGTCGGCAAGGGCGGAGAAGGTTGCATCCAGGCGGGTCATTTGCGTCTCTCATTATATAATTAGTACGTTATATAACGAGACGATTATCGTCAAGCCAGCGCCGTCGTTTTTCGTGGGGCGGATCACGACAAGGCGGCCATGCGCCTCGCGCTGCCATCCAGCGATCGTGGCCAAGCCCTTGCCTGGACATGAAAAAATGACGTCGCCACCCGCCGGTTCCAGGACTGCCGTACCAGGGCCGGACATGTCATGCTGGCGCCGATGACGTCGGGAGCCCCTGCCATTCACCGCCTGGACAACCGCCCGGAAACTCACCGCCTGGGGATCTGGAGCTATTGGCGCGACGGCGGCCCGGCCGCGATCGAGCTGGCGTGCTGGGCTGGCGATCGCGCGCCGGACCTGAAGCCCCATTTCCACGACGTGACGCAGCTCACTCTGGTGTTGTCGGGCGCCCGGGCCTTCGAGGCCGGCGGCGTCAGGCTCGATGTCACGGCCGGGCAATGCGCCGTCATTCCCGCCGGCCTGCCGCATCGCGGCCTGCCGCTGGTTCATGCCGGCACACGCTGCCTCAATCTCTATGCGCCGATCCCGGGCATCGGCCCGGCGGCTGGCGTGCTCGACCTGCCTGACCTGCCGGACCTGCCTGACCTAGCGGAACTCGCGGAGAGGTTTGCCCCGGCGGAATTGATCGCATGCGTTCGGGAGCGGATCGGCGCGGCCGGAACCACGGCCGGTCCGGCGGCCGGCCGCGACACGTTTGCCGTCGGACGCGCCAGCATCGGCCGGATCGCCGCGCGGGCCGGCACGACCCGCGAAACCTTCAGCCGGCGCTTCGTCCGCGCCGTTGGCCTGCCGCCGCATGCCTGGCGCATCATTGCCAGGTTGAACGAGGCGCGCACCCGGCTGCGGGCAGGTGCCGCGGTCGCCGCGACGGCAGCCGAACTCGGCTTCGCCGACCAGAGCCATTTCGGCCGGCAGTTCCGGCGGGTCTTCGGCGTGACCCCGGCGGCCTACCGGGCGGGGATCGCGCCGTCACAAATGTTCCAGACGCCGCCGCCGCCGTGATCTAGCCCTTGCCCGATCCGAAAAAGGGCCTGGCATGGACATCACGATCGCAATTCTCTTGGTTCTGGCGGGCTTTGCCGGCGGCATTATCAATGCGGTCGCCGGTGGCGCGACGCTCGTCACCTTTCCGGTGATGCTGGCGGCGGGCCTGCCGCCGGTCATCGCCAATGCCTCCAACGCGGTGGCGATCTCGCCCGGCCACCTGATCGCCGCCTTCGCCGACCGGGCCAAGCTGCCGCCCCTGGATCGGCGGCTTGCCGCCGCGCTCGGCGTCGCGTTGGCCGGCGGGGTCATGGGCGCCTTGCTGCTGAAGGTGCTGCCGGACCGGCTCTTCGTCCTGCCGGTGCCGGCGCTGATCGGCTTCGCCACGCTGCTCTTTGCCTTCGCGCCGACGATCCAGGCCTGGACCGAAAGGCGGCGCGGCGGGGCTGCGCCATCGCAGCCGGCCGGCCTCGCCGTGCTCGGCGGCGCTTCGGTTTATGGCGGCTTCTTTGGCGCCGGCCTTGGCGTCATCCTGACCGCGGTGCTGTCGATCGCCGAGCCGAACGACATCCGCAAGGTCAAGGTTGTGAAGAACCTGCTGGCCACCGCCGTCAGCCTCGCGGCCATCGGGATCTTTATCGCCCAGGGCATGGTGCGCTGGCCGGAAACCCTGGTCATGCTGTCGGGTGCGCTTGGCGGCGGTTATGCCGGCGGCGCGCTGGTGCGCGTCCTGCCGGGGCGGCTCGTCCAGGGCTTGGTCATCGTGGCAGGCGCCGTGATGACGATCGTCTATGCCTGGCGCTACTGGTTCTGAGCTTGCCTTTGGCACGCCCGTCGGGCATTTTCGCTTGGCCTTTTGCCCGGACTTTCACCATGTTCACCCGCCGCCTCACCGCACGAATGCGCAGGCCCTGCCAGCAGGAGATTGGCCGGAGGGGTTGAGCGCGTGCTTTTGCCCGCGCGTGTGAGCGTCGGACCCAAGCCCTCCCGGTTCTGCGGAGGGCTTTTTTGTGTCGACCAGGTACCGGCGCCTCACCCGTGACATGGCCCCGAGGAGGGCATCATGGCAAAGGCTCTTATCACCAGCGCACTTCCCTATATCAACGGCGTCAAGCACCTCGGCAATCTCGCGGGCTCGCTGTTGCCGGCCGACATTCAGGCGCGCCACCGCCGTCAGATCGGCGATCGGACGCTGTTCATCTGCGCGACCGACGAACATGGTACGCCGGCTGAACTGGCGGCCGCCGAGGCCGGCGTCGCGGTCGCCGACTATTGCCGGCGACAGCATGCCGCTCAGGCCGACATCTATCGCCGGCTGAACCTTTCCTTCGATCATTTCGGCCGGTCGTCGTCGCCGCGCAACCACGCGCTCACCCAGCATTTCTTCCATTGCCTGGACGCGCAGGGTTTCATCGAGGAGCGCGTGCTGCAGCAGGTCTACTCGCCGGCCGATGGTCGCTTCCTGCCCGATCGCTACATCATCGGCACCTGTCCACATTGCGGCTTCAGCCAGGCCCGGGGCGATCAATGCGAAAGCTGTACCCGGCCGCTCGATCCGGTCGACCTGCTCGCGCCGCGTTCGGCCCTGTCCGGCAGCACGGCGCTGGAAGTGCGCCCGACCCGTCACCTGTTCCTGCGCCAGTCGGCCTTGGTGGATGAGCTGGAAAGCTGGATCGGGAGCCGCGACGGCTGGCCGCCGCTGGTCACCTCGATCGCCCGGAAATGGCTGGACGAGGGGATCCAGGACCGCTGCATCACCCGCGACCTCGGCTGGGGCGTGCCTGTGCCGAAGCCTGGTTTCGAGGGCAAGGTCTTCTATGTCTGGTTCGACGCGCCGATCGCCTATATCGCCGCGACCCAGGACTGGTCGGACGCCGATCCCGACCATCGTGATTGGCGCGCCTGGTGGTGGCAGGCGGACGATGTCGAATATGCCCAGTTCCTGGGCAAGGACAACGTGCCGTTCCACGCGGTCAGTTTTCCCTGCACCCTGATCGGTTCGGGCGAGCCGTGGAAGACCGTCGACGTCATCAAAGGCGTGAACTGGCTGACCTATGAGGGCGGCAAATTCTCGACCAGCCAGCGCCGCGGGTTGTTCCTGGATCAGGCGCTCGACCTGCTGCCGGCCGATTACTGGCGCTGGTGGCTGGCGGCCAATGCGCCCGAGAGCCGGGACACCGATTTCAGCTTCGAGCGCTTCGCGACCGATGTGAACAACGATCTCGCCGACACTTTCGGCAATCTGGTCAACCGCGTCCTGACGTTCACCGTCAACCGTCACGGCGGGATCGTGCCCGGCGGCGGGGTTTCCGCTGAACCCGAGGCGCGTCTTGCCGCCGCACTTCAGCGGCAGCTGGATGACCTGCGCGGCCATCACAAGGGCTGCGCACTCCGCAAGGCCGCCGGAACGGTTCGGGCGATCTGGCGCCTTGCCAACGGCTATCTCGCCGATGAAGCACCCTGGAGGAGTTTTGCCAATGCCCCCGAGCGGGCGGCCGTGGTGGTCAGAACCGGGGTCAACCTGGTGGCCGCCGCGGCGACGGTGGCCTGGCCCTTCATTCCCGAGGCCGCGGACAAGGTCCTGAGGGCCTTGGGGCGTTCTGCCGGCGTGCCGCCCTTGCCGCAATCCGCCGCCAGCGCCTTGCGCGAGGTCCCTTCCGGCCAGGAGGTGAGCCTGCCACCGGTGCTGTTCGCCAAGCTGACGCCGGAATGGGTGGCGGCAAGCCGGGCGCGGTTTGCTGGCGGCGGCAGCTGACCGGGACAGTCAGCCCGGCACCGGAACGGGCCGAGGCCGCCTCTCCCGGCGGGAGAGGCGTGCCTCATCAGCCATGGCCTTCGCTGGTCACGCCGGGTGGCTGAAGCGTGCCCGTTGCGCGTCCCGGGTGAGGATCCGGAAATCGTCGCCGCTGACATGTATCAGCGACTTGTGATCGCCGCCCTCGAAATAGAGATCGGTCGCGCCGCCAAGGCTGTCGTCGAGGATGACCGGCACGCCATAGGCCGCCCCGACAGCCGGCACGGCCCCGACGTCACAGTCGTCGAAAAGCCGGCTGATTTCGCCTTCCGAGGCCAGTCCGAGACGTTTGTCCAGGACGGCCTGCAAGGTCGAAAGCTCGACCCGATGGGTGCTCGGCACGACGGCCAGCACATAGCCGAGTTCATGGTGGATCACCACGGACTTGGCGACGCGGCCGCCGGGAACATGGGCTGCCTCGGCGGTGCGGCTGCTCGACGCGGTGCGTGGATGCGCGACGATCTCGTAGCGGACGCCTTCGCTGTCCAGATAGGTTTGGAGTCGGTTTGCCATCGTCATCGTCGCCGTCCTTTTCTGGTCGACGCATCAAGTAAACGATCGCGGTATTCTGGTCCGGTGGGCGCCATTGTCAATCGAGCCCCGGCATCCGGGCCGCGCTGGCGCCAGCGCGGCGCGTGGCCTTTGGCTCTGGTCGTGAACAAGAGTAAGATGGCTCGAGGCTAGTGAGAGGTGGCCAGCGAATGGCCAAACCGCCCAGGGCCCGGCGTGCCGAAGCAATGGCCGCCGATCCTGTCACGCGGAGCGAGAGGCTGTCGACAACTAGCCCCCTTGGATCGCGCATGCCACCGCATCTTGATCGGCCTCCTGAGCCCTGCTGAACCGCAGGGTTCGAGGTGGCGGAGGTCGGCGAAATGAGACGGACCACGATCAGAGCCCCGGAGGACAGAATGTCGCCAAAAAAACGCGGCCGGACGCAGCCTTACCCGTCGCCCGAGGAAATACCCCAAGCCGACCCCTGGCTGAGGGAAGGCCCAATATCGCCTTGGCTCGCATGGCCGATCATGGCGGTCCTGCTGACGCTTCTGCTGATGGCGGTCTGGCGGGGTTGATGCCGCGCACCGGTTCGGCATCAGGTCGCAAAAGCCGCCTTCAGGCGCCGAACGCTGCGATCCCCGGACTGGTTCTCGGGGCACGCGTGTCCGTCGGCGACCTGGCGCGGCGGCCCCTGAAGGCCGCCCATCCGGCCAAGGCTGGCAGCGTGCGAAAGCAGGCTGCCCGAGCGGCCGCGTCGGACGCGTCGATGCCCATCCTCGCGGTTGACTTGGCAGCCAGCCTCGTGAGATGAAGCGGCCATCATGACCCTGTGCCTTGGCGCCAACCTTCGACTTGTCTGCCCGACCTCCTGAGGGAGGCGGGGGAACGTCGTTTGGGGTTGTCGTCCGCACGGGTGCCGTCATGCCGATGGAAATACCATCGAAATCTGTCCTGATCGATCATGTTGTTTCGCACCGCGCCGGTCTCGCCCGCGCGGCCTCGCGACTTATCGGCAGCCGTCGGGACTGACGGC
This portion of the Phreatobacter stygius genome encodes:
- a CDS encoding alpha/beta fold hydrolase, producing the protein MTIAALTARLAATFADGELPRLGKGLDTVVRFRVGDAAVTITITNGMARFAPAHLEAAIEIAAPPAAWAKVLAVPPEPTFHAFTALALANPAFTITGDPLVVAQGRPVLERLIECLVASPPAAAEPVARDLGQITGVYREIRANGKRYQVFVESAGSGAPVLCLHTAGADARQFQGQLADVDLAGSHHFIAPDLPFHGRSMPPRDWSGGPYRLTKKAYLGFCAAFIEQAIGEPAIIAGGSMGAAMALVLAAERPDLVRGIVAIEPPFRSKGRLNPYQHHVAVHGGLHNASFVRGLMSPTSPLADRRRAAWIYSQGAPGIYAGDLAFYSEEFDGSVTAPMICAARTPVALLCGTYDYSATPEDGAKLALLIPGAKLTIMGGLGHFPMCEHPDLFQPHFAAALAHVRGG
- a CDS encoding NAD(P)-dependent oxidoreductase, whose translation is MSEASTAVIEPPAIVVVVGLGQMGLPMANRLIGAGFTVHGLDPTPAACAALEAKGGKAFADPAAAVDGAAAIITMLPNGKIVRDALLGAAGFARRLPRGTLIIDMSSSAPTETISLGAELEPLGLPLIDAPVSGGVKRAIDGSLAIMAGGPGRQVERGRAILEAMGKSVFPTGPLGSGHAMKALNNYVSAAGLIAASEALLVGRTFGLEPDTIIDVLNASTGRNNSTEVKMKQFVISESYASGFSLALMAKDLRIAADLAGHLKLDIPQIGAVADIWDEAKAALEGGADHTAIYRFLAKDAGGAG
- a CDS encoding GntR family transcriptional regulator — translated: MENMNLQIPRHAATLRLLVEERIRSAIASGHFKPGQRLIERELCEQIGVGRTSIREALRQLEAEGLVNTVPHRGPEVSSITYDEARQLYQVRGLLEGFAGRNFAEQGSEAEIAALGAAVERFAAAAAGTERGELIAAKTHFYAVLMDGAGNMFIKQMLTLLHNRITVLRVTSMTQAGRLADSVAEIRDIYEAIRTRNGPAAAEACQIHIERAAKIALAVLAKGPEGGDKRPTEPAAAR
- a CDS encoding SRPBCC domain-containing protein codes for the protein MTKLVLKTEGDRHVVVTRRFAASPEAVYRAHTEPKLIQKWLLGPDGWTMPVCINEPQPGGKIRYEWSDGKGAGFSLTGEYVALTPFSRIVHVERMHLPDTTPDNHVETRFDKDGSGTLMTMRMTLPDAETRTAMLATGMEHGMEASYVRLEAMA
- a CDS encoding ArsR/SmtB family transcription factor, whose product is MTRLDATFSALADPTRRALLARLALGEATVMELAQPFDMTQPAISRHLKVLEGAGLIERRIDGTKRPCRLAAAGITEIDQWLAMLRQALATNYDRLDQVLAAMDPQD
- a CDS encoding helix-turn-helix domain-containing protein — encoded protein: MLAPMTSGAPAIHRLDNRPETHRLGIWSYWRDGGPAAIELACWAGDRAPDLKPHFHDVTQLTLVLSGARAFEAGGVRLDVTAGQCAVIPAGLPHRGLPLVHAGTRCLNLYAPIPGIGPAAGVLDLPDLPDLPDLAELAERFAPAELIACVRERIGAAGTTAGPAAGRDTFAVGRASIGRIAARAGTTRETFSRRFVRAVGLPPHAWRIIARLNEARTRLRAGAAVAATAAELGFADQSHFGRQFRRVFGVTPAAYRAGIAPSQMFQTPPPP
- a CDS encoding sulfite exporter TauE/SafE family protein; amino-acid sequence: MDITIAILLVLAGFAGGIINAVAGGATLVTFPVMLAAGLPPVIANASNAVAISPGHLIAAFADRAKLPPLDRRLAAALGVALAGGVMGALLLKVLPDRLFVLPVPALIGFATLLFAFAPTIQAWTERRRGGAAPSQPAGLAVLGGASVYGGFFGAGLGVILTAVLSIAEPNDIRKVKVVKNLLATAVSLAAIGIFIAQGMVRWPETLVMLSGALGGGYAGGALVRVLPGRLVQGLVIVAGAVMTIVYAWRYWF
- the metG gene encoding methionine--tRNA ligase; the encoded protein is MAKALITSALPYINGVKHLGNLAGSLLPADIQARHRRQIGDRTLFICATDEHGTPAELAAAEAGVAVADYCRRQHAAQADIYRRLNLSFDHFGRSSSPRNHALTQHFFHCLDAQGFIEERVLQQVYSPADGRFLPDRYIIGTCPHCGFSQARGDQCESCTRPLDPVDLLAPRSALSGSTALEVRPTRHLFLRQSALVDELESWIGSRDGWPPLVTSIARKWLDEGIQDRCITRDLGWGVPVPKPGFEGKVFYVWFDAPIAYIAATQDWSDADPDHRDWRAWWWQADDVEYAQFLGKDNVPFHAVSFPCTLIGSGEPWKTVDVIKGVNWLTYEGGKFSTSQRRGLFLDQALDLLPADYWRWWLAANAPESRDTDFSFERFATDVNNDLADTFGNLVNRVLTFTVNRHGGIVPGGGVSAEPEARLAAALQRQLDDLRGHHKGCALRKAAGTVRAIWRLANGYLADEAPWRSFANAPERAAVVVRTGVNLVAAAATVAWPFIPEAADKVLRALGRSAGVPPLPQSAASALREVPSGQEVSLPPVLFAKLTPEWVAASRARFAGGGS
- a CDS encoding aminoacyl-tRNA deacylase, coding for MTMANRLQTYLDSEGVRYEIVAHPRTASSSRTAEAAHVPGGRVAKSVVIHHELGYVLAVVPSTHRVELSTLQAVLDKRLGLASEGEISRLFDDCDVGAVPAVGAAYGVPVILDDSLGGATDLYFEGGDHKSLIHVSGDDFRILTRDAQRARFSHPA